A single window of Neisseria sp. KEM232 DNA harbors:
- a CDS encoding PilW family protein, with amino-acid sequence MMSNKNIKISMLSNNYRRQLSVSGFTLIELLVAAALSMIVLVAAGSGFIATQKLSTAANARLQVQQDLRNATNMIVRDARMAGFFGCFNLSKQSVDGGIVLNDYGVYKNNNYTNHNRLDDLLYKNEQNQGIKLIPVADARGWLNSNFSFLGNNVLLFTYGIGSGNAKVSGNFFNINIPQTDELAELSGHDAAPVVVSSCSTLERFSGAKKVYARQQLRVAQVPVPLVDVNNATIFRQSVNVYAIGQPNGGDKGLYLFQMNADGTFGEPQLLLTGVDSWDIQFGYYASSPACTEKNNDAKIKFQKTILTGAKAPPPTLLRLKLQGRGGDGNLVAGKSSNGSASDIQTYHIDATVHAGAFCADRGFQQEVKFIR; translated from the coding sequence ATGATGAGCAATAAAAATATAAAAATTAGTATGTTGTCTAATAATTATAGACGACAATTATCCGTATCTGGCTTTACTTTGATTGAACTCTTAGTAGCTGCTGCTTTAAGTATGATTGTTCTTGTTGCTGCTGGTTCTGGTTTTATTGCAACTCAAAAATTAAGTACTGCGGCTAATGCACGGCTTCAGGTACAGCAAGATTTAAGAAATGCAACTAATATGATTGTGCGTGATGCACGGATGGCTGGTTTCTTTGGATGTTTCAATCTATCTAAACAAAGTGTTGATGGTGGAATTGTTCTTAATGACTACGGGGTGTATAAAAATAATAATTATACTAATCACAATAGACTGGATGACTTGCTTTATAAAAATGAACAGAATCAGGGTATAAAATTGATACCTGTAGCGGATGCTCGTGGGTGGTTGAATTCTAATTTTTCCTTTCTAGGAAATAATGTTTTATTATTTACTTATGGTATTGGATCTGGTAACGCTAAAGTAAGCGGTAATTTTTTTAATATTAATATTCCTCAGACGGATGAGTTAGCAGAATTAAGTGGTCATGATGCTGCTCCTGTTGTAGTTAGTAGCTGTTCTACTTTGGAGAGGTTTTCTGGAGCAAAAAAAGTTTATGCTAGGCAACAACTACGAGTTGCTCAGGTTCCCGTTCCTCTTGTGGATGTGAATAATGCGACCATTTTTAGGCAATCCGTTAATGTATATGCTATTGGCCAACCTAATGGGGGAGATAAAGGTTTGTATTTGTTCCAGATGAATGCAGATGGTACATTTGGTGAACCGCAACTTTTATTAACGGGAGTGGATAGTTGGGATATACAGTTTGGTTATTATGCCTCTTCTCCTGCGTGTACTGAAAAAAATAATGATGCAAAAATTAAATTTCAAAAAACAATATTGACAGGAGCTAAGGCTCCTCCCCCAACTTTATTGCGTCTTAAGTTGCAAGGTAGGGGAGGGGATGGGAATTTAGTTGCAGGAAAA